In the genome of Bacillus thuringiensis, the window AAAAAAGCACTCTTAACTAGAGTGCTTTTTACTTTCAAACAAGGAGGCTACATATATGGATAGTACTCTCGTATTTAACTTCGGCATTGGTATTGTCATCATTTTATTTGTTTTCTTTGTTCTTTGTATGAGTGGGGTATAGAAAGGCGATTTTGGGCGTCTTTTTATACATACATATGTCTTCCTTGACTTCCGTAATACAAGTAACCATAATAGTTACAGATATACAAATAACTATTCACTTATCCACAAATAGGAGGAAGAACAATGAAACATGTAATCGTTTATGCACATCCAAATACAGAAAGCTTCAACCATGCGATTTTAGAAACGGTAAAAAGTGAATTAGAAGAAAAAGGTCATGAAGTACGCGTTCGCGATCTATACGAATTAAACTTCAATCCAGTATTAGGCGCTTCCGATTTCATCTCATTTTCTCAAGGAAACACACCAGAAGATATTAAAGAAGAGCAAGAGCATATCTCTTGGGCGGATAGCATTACATTCATTTATCCAGTTTGGTGGGCGGGACTTCCTGCTATTTTAAAAGGATACGTTGACCGTGTATTTAGCCACGGATTTGCTTATGCTTACGGTGAAAACGGCATTGAAAAGTTATTAAGCGGTAAAAAAGGATTGTTATTATCTACAATGGGCAATACGAAAGAAGCATACACAGCAGGCGGCATGTTTGATGCAATGAAGAAAACAGCGGATGTTGGTATTTTTGAATTTACAGGTATTGAAACACTTGAGCATACATTCTATACAAGTGTCCCTTCTGTGGATAATGATGTGCGTAAACAATATCTTGAAGAAGTAAAAGACGTTGTGAATCGTGCATTCTAATAAAATTATATCAGCGATTTTCTAAATATATCGGCGTAACTCAGATTATATCGGCGATTTTTCAAATATATCGACTTACCGACAAAAATCGACACTAGTCACAACTGATTATTAGCCCATATCAATCGGTCTGTCTGTAAATAGCAGGAATAAAAAAGCTGTTCCAAAGTTTGGAACAGCTTTTTTCATTACATCTTCTCAATCCACTCCGTCAAGTTATGCACAACTTGCGTCGGTTGAACTTCGTATTCTGTTAACTTCTCCACAGTTGTGACTCCAGTGTGGACAAGAAGAGTATGCATGCCCGCATTTACTCCCGCTAAAATGTCTGTATCGTAGTTATCCCCAACCATTAATGCTTCATCTTTTCCTATACCAAGAACTTTTAACGCTTGTTCCATGATGATTGATTCTGGTTTTCCGATAAAGATTGGATCCATACCTGTTGATACTGCTACAACCGATGTTAATGAACCGTTACCTGGTAATAATCCTCGCTCAGTTGGGATGGCAATGTCCCCATTTGTGGAAATAAACGTTGCGCCGTTACGCACAGCAAGACACGCTTTTGCTAACTTTTCATATGTGATGTCACGATCTAAACCAACAACAACGAAATCAGGATTTTCATCCACAAGTTCAAATCCTTTTTCCACAAGTGCATCGTGTAAGCCTTCTTCACCAATCATATATACAGTTGCATCTTGTTTACGTTCATAAATGAAGTTCGCTGTCGCCATACTCGTTGTAAATACTTGCTCCGCTTTCGCTGGAATATCGAAACGAACAAGTTTTTCTGCCACTTGTTCTGGTTTGCGAGTTGAGTTATTCGTAACGAATAAATATGGAATGCCGCGCTCTCCTAATGCTTTGACGAAGTCGCTTGCTTCTTCAATTTGTTCTTCTCCGCGATACATCGTACCGTCTAAGTCAATTAAGTAACCTTTATACATCGATTATGTCTCTCCTTCTATGCTAACGTTCTCACCTTATCATACCACTTTTATATTACCCGCTTTTCCAAAAGAAAAAAACGCTTTACCTTAAAGCGCCCCATAACGTTCATTTTTTCTCTTTTATTTGGTAAGAACAACTACAATCGCCCTCGCACATGTTTGCTAGCGTTTTCACATCTGCGTTCGTAAATAAACGCTTATACATCTCTTTTTCATCTTCACATACTTGCGGGAATCTTTCTGCAATTTCTTTTAACGGACAGTTTTGTTTTTCAATTACGAAAGAATTCTCTCCGTCTCTCTTTATTTGAACCATATAACCATTTCTCTCTTGCATAGCTGCTATCTCTTGCACTTTATATGCTAAATTCTTTTGATTACTTACTCTCTTTTGCAACTGTTCTTCCATACGCTTCGTTCTCTCTTTTAAAACGTAATGAAGTATTTTTTCATCGCCCATTCGAGCTAAATCTTCTAGCATATCAATCGCAAATTGCTTATACTCTTTCGGGAATGTATCTTCTCCCTTTTCACTTAATCCATACAAATAAGTTGGTCTTCCGACATGTTGCCTTACCATCTTAGAATAAATAAGTCCGTCTTTCTCAAGATTACTTAAATGTCTTCTGATTGCCATTTCTGTAATCTCTAAAACGTCAGCTAGTTCAGCTACTGTGTGCTCTCCCTTTACTTTCAACAATTGCACAATCTCGTCTTTCGTAGTACGTGCTTCCCCCATACTTCACCCTTCTCCCTTTTCTTT includes:
- a CDS encoding NAD(P)H-dependent oxidoreductase, which translates into the protein MKHVIVYAHPNTESFNHAILETVKSELEEKGHEVRVRDLYELNFNPVLGASDFISFSQGNTPEDIKEEQEHISWADSITFIYPVWWAGLPAILKGYVDRVFSHGFAYAYGENGIEKLLSGKKGLLLSTMGNTKEAYTAGGMFDAMKKTADVGIFEFTGIETLEHTFYTSVPSVDNDVRKQYLEEVKDVVNRAF
- a CDS encoding helix-turn-helix transcriptional regulator, producing MGEARTTKDEIVQLLKVKGEHTVAELADVLEITEMAIRRHLSNLEKDGLIYSKMVRQHVGRPTYLYGLSEKGEDTFPKEYKQFAIDMLEDLARMGDEKILHYVLKERTKRMEEQLQKRVSNQKNLAYKVQEIAAMQERNGYMVQIKRDGENSFVIEKQNCPLKEIAERFPQVCEDEKEMYKRLFTNADVKTLANMCEGDCSCSYQIKEKK
- a CDS encoding TIGR01457 family HAD-type hydrolase; the encoded protein is MYKGYLIDLDGTMYRGEEQIEEASDFVKALGERGIPYLFVTNNSTRKPEQVAEKLVRFDIPAKAEQVFTTSMATANFIYERKQDATVYMIGEEGLHDALVEKGFELVDENPDFVVVGLDRDITYEKLAKACLAVRNGATFISTNGDIAIPTERGLLPGNGSLTSVVAVSTGMDPIFIGKPESIIMEQALKVLGIGKDEALMVGDNYDTDILAGVNAGMHTLLVHTGVTTVEKLTEYEVQPTQVVHNLTEWIEKM